Proteins encoded within one genomic window of Candidatus Brevundimonas colombiensis:
- a CDS encoding adenylate kinase: protein MNLILFGPPAAGKGTQAKRLVEEKGMVQLSTGDMLRAAIASGSELGLKVKDVLARGDLVTDEIVIALIDDRLNEAEAAGGAIFDGFPRTVAQAEALDAMLAKRGAQIDAVVRLKVDDAALTERIAKRFAEQGRPDDNPESFKVRLEAYNRNTAPLLPYYEAQGKLTEADGMGSIDSVAKAIDEALA, encoded by the coding sequence GTGAACTTGATCCTGTTCGGACCGCCGGCGGCGGGCAAGGGCACCCAGGCCAAGCGGCTGGTGGAAGAGAAGGGCATGGTCCAGCTCTCCACCGGGGATATGCTGCGGGCGGCCATCGCCTCGGGCTCGGAACTGGGGCTGAAGGTCAAGGACGTGCTGGCGCGCGGCGATCTGGTCACCGACGAGATCGTCATCGCCCTGATCGACGACCGTCTGAACGAGGCCGAGGCCGCCGGCGGCGCCATTTTCGACGGCTTCCCCCGCACCGTGGCCCAGGCCGAGGCGCTGGACGCCATGCTGGCCAAGCGCGGCGCCCAGATCGACGCCGTGGTGCGGCTGAAGGTGGACGACGCCGCCCTGACCGAACGGATCGCCAAACGGTTCGCCGAACAGGGCCGTCCGGACGACAATCCGGAATCGTTCAAGGTCCGGCTGGAAGCCTACAACCGCAACACCGCCCCGCTGCTTCCGTATTACGAAGCCCAGGGCAAGTTGACCGAGGCGGACGGCATGGGCTCGATCGACTCGGTCGCCAAGGCCATCGACGAAGCTCTGGCGTGA
- a CDS encoding energy transducer TonB: MNDDDANPNKRRARRRWRAFAVFCAVAGAEAGLFLLLGQVSGRAPQVPVVVEPQPFEVVLYDPPPPVSEQPPAPRTGGGAPAAPSRIHTPTPPKQPRPPELPAPPKQAPTPAPVVGIAPAPSPQPGFGQGGQGTGSGSGVGSGSGPGSGSTGPRLVMGPTIGQIRANHPPQARSRYGRAELSCVIRLDNRLDECRVVSETPPGLGFGAAGLQVSGVFRFQPPIENGRPIEGQRVTVGVDFGRPPR; encoded by the coding sequence ATGAACGACGACGACGCCAATCCGAACAAGAGGCGCGCCCGCAGACGCTGGCGCGCCTTCGCCGTTTTCTGCGCTGTCGCGGGGGCGGAGGCGGGGCTGTTCCTGCTGCTGGGGCAGGTCAGCGGCCGGGCGCCGCAGGTCCCCGTCGTCGTGGAGCCTCAGCCGTTCGAAGTGGTGTTGTACGACCCTCCGCCGCCGGTATCCGAACAGCCGCCGGCGCCACGGACCGGCGGCGGCGCCCCGGCCGCCCCATCGCGCATCCACACGCCGACGCCGCCGAAACAGCCGCGACCGCCCGAACTGCCGGCCCCGCCCAAACAGGCGCCGACGCCCGCGCCCGTCGTCGGGATTGCGCCTGCGCCGTCGCCCCAGCCCGGTTTCGGCCAGGGCGGGCAGGGAACGGGCAGCGGATCGGGTGTCGGTTCAGGCTCTGGTCCCGGCAGCGGCTCGACCGGGCCGCGCCTGGTCATGGGGCCGACCATCGGCCAGATTCGCGCCAATCATCCCCCGCAGGCGCGCAGCCGATACGGCCGCGCCGAACTGTCGTGCGTCATCCGACTGGACAATCGGCTGGATGAGTGTCGCGTGGTCAGTGAAACGCCGCCGGGCCTGGGCTTCGGCGCGGCGGGCCTTCAGGTGTCGGGCGTCTTCCGCTTCCAGCCGCCGATCGAGAACGGCCGCCCGATCGAGGGCCAGCGTGTCACCGTCGGCGTGGATTTCGGCCGCCCGCCGCGCTGA
- the rpsM gene encoding 30S ribosomal protein S13 has translation MARIAGVNIPTNKRVEIALQYIHGIGPAAAKDITEKVGIEPARRVNQLTDAEVLSIRETIDKDHTVEGDLRRETSMNIKRLMDLACYRGLRHRKGLPVRGQRTHTNARTRKGPAKPIAGKKK, from the coding sequence GTGGCCCGTATTGCTGGCGTCAACATCCCGACCAACAAGCGCGTGGAAATCGCGCTTCAGTACATCCATGGCATCGGCCCGGCCGCCGCCAAGGACATCACCGAGAAGGTGGGCATCGAGCCCGCCCGTCGCGTGAACCAGCTGACGGACGCCGAAGTCCTGTCGATCCGCGAAACGATCGACAAGGACCATACGGTCGAGGGCGACCTGCGCCGCGAGACGTCGATGAACATCAAGCGTTTGATGGACCTGGCCTGCTATCGCGGCCTGCGTCACCGCAAGGGCCTGCCGGTCCGCGGCCAGCGCACCCATACGAACGCCCGCACCCGCAAGGGTCCCGCCAAGCCGATCGCCGGCAAGAAGAAGTAA
- the rpsK gene encoding 30S ribosomal protein S11, producing the protein MAKEPGRVKKRERKNITSGVAHVNASFNNTMITITDAQGNAISWSSAGHMGFKGSRKSTPYAAQMAAEDAGKKAQEHGVKTLEVNVSGPGSGRESALRALQSVGLTITTIRDVTPMPHNGCRPPKRRRV; encoded by the coding sequence ATGGCCAAGGAACCGGGTCGCGTAAAGAAGCGCGAGCGCAAGAACATCACCTCGGGCGTCGCCCACGTGAATGCTTCGTTCAACAACACCATGATCACGATCACCGATGCCCAGGGCAACGCGATCTCGTGGTCGTCGGCCGGTCACATGGGCTTCAAGGGTTCGCGCAAATCGACCCCTTACGCCGCCCAGATGGCTGCGGAAGACGCCGGCAAAAAGGCCCAGGAACACGGCGTGAAGACGCTGGAAGTGAACGTCTCGGGTCCGGGTTCCGGCCGTGAATCGGCCCTGCGCGCCCTGCAGTCGGTCGGCCTGACGATCACGACCATCCGCGACGTCACCCCCATGCCGCACAACGGTTGCCGTCCGCCCAAGCGTCGCCGCGTCTGA